Proteins encoded together in one Rhodospirillaceae bacterium window:
- a CDS encoding imidazolonepropionase, whose protein sequence is MTWDALLTDCRAATMSENGQPYGAIDDAAVAIADGRIAWIGKRADLPAGDAKETVKLGGRWVTPGLIDCHTHLVYGGDRAAEFELRLKGATYEEIAKAGGGIASTVKATRAATLDDLVTSAGKRLAELTAEGVTTIEIKSGYGLDLANERKQLAAARKLGDSHRVTVRTTCLAAHALPPEFAGNSDGYIDLVCHEILPAIAGEHLADAVDAFCEKIAFTPAQTRRVFDTARKLGLPVKLHAEQLSDQGGTQLATEFNALSCDHLEYVSDAGINAMARAGTIAVLLPGAFYALRETKLPPIEGFRKAGVPIAISTDHNPGTSPTLSLLLMLSMATTFFRLTPEEVLLGATRHAARALGLEGSHGILKTGMAADIAIWSVERPAELSYWFGGNPCAGIIKTGNWVKRCA, encoded by the coding sequence ATGACCTGGGACGCCCTGCTGACCGACTGCCGCGCCGCGACCATGTCGGAGAACGGCCAGCCTTACGGCGCCATCGATGATGCGGCCGTGGCGATTGCCGATGGCAGGATCGCCTGGATCGGCAAGCGCGCCGACCTTCCCGCGGGCGACGCCAAGGAAACCGTCAAGCTCGGCGGTCGCTGGGTGACGCCGGGCCTCATCGATTGCCACACGCATCTTGTCTATGGCGGCGACCGCGCGGCGGAATTCGAACTCCGCCTCAAGGGCGCCACCTATGAGGAGATCGCCAAAGCCGGCGGCGGCATCGCCTCCACCGTCAAGGCGACCCGGGCCGCGACCCTCGATGACCTCGTCACCTCGGCCGGTAAGCGCCTGGCGGAACTGACGGCGGAAGGCGTCACCACGATCGAGATCAAATCCGGCTATGGCCTCGATCTGGCGAACGAACGCAAGCAGTTGGCCGCCGCGCGGAAGCTTGGCGACAGCCATCGGGTCACGGTACGCACCACCTGCCTTGCCGCCCATGCGCTGCCGCCGGAGTTTGCCGGCAACAGTGACGGCTATATCGACCTTGTCTGCCATGAGATCCTGCCCGCCATCGCCGGCGAGCATCTCGCCGATGCGGTCGATGCGTTCTGCGAAAAGATCGCGTTCACGCCGGCGCAGACCCGCCGTGTGTTCGACACGGCGCGGAAACTGGGCCTGCCGGTGAAGCTCCATGCGGAGCAACTCTCGGACCAGGGCGGCACGCAGCTCGCCACCGAGTTCAACGCGCTCTCCTGCGATCACCTCGAATATGTGAGCGATGCCGGCATCAATGCCATGGCCAGGGCCGGCACCATCGCCGTGCTGCTGCCCGGCGCCTTCTATGCCTTGCGTGAAACGAAACTGCCGCCGATCGAGGGCTTCCGCAAAGCAGGCGTGCCCATCGCCATCTCGACCGACCACAATCCCGGCACCTCGCCCACCTTGTCGCTGCTTCTCATGCTGAGCATGGCCACCACCTTCTTCCGCCTGACACCAGAGGAAGTGCTGCTGGGCGCTACACGCCACGCCGCCCGGGCGCTGGGGCTGGAGGGCAGTCACGGCATTCTGAAGACCGGCATGGCGGCCGACATCGCGATCTGGTCGGTCGAGCGGCCGGCGGAGCTCAGCTACTGGTTCGGCGGCAATCCCTGCGCCGGCATCATCAAGACCGGCAATTGGGTGAAACGATGCGCCTGA
- a CDS encoding DUF4376 domain-containing protein, with amino-acid sequence MPISSTTNRVISTGNGVTTVFAFPYYFLEDTDLVVLKTEIASGAETTLTLNTDYTVTGAGDESGGSITLTTAPSSAYKITRYRDPALTQEVDFQNNGPLPATSLERPVDKLTMIVQRLRELMGRSARLSDGDVSGADVTLPTPSALKGIRWNSDGDGLENYSLTIPTDAVVSASVGVEGISPRANQAQVDAGTEAAAHVTPETLAGSVLAGRVTAAEADILALQASGAVIASPVRQTVLSGPVDNDGLPSFGSSTGSATVTATGTIVATAANGTTDYVGSITDPSWTSLTSNGTMYLYLTIAADGTCTPGAGTQAPTYRAGGADVVTNNQFTFNVQQMVGKLGNGSTAAQVYRVYVGEVTVAGNVVTAITWYAIQGRYVSSWTATLPGTGQVVSFDHNIGTTHILADGAIEIECTTIDLGHAVGDVLQNPLTDMSTGYASSPLPRRLTSRNSMLFTTGDTWAFASNNKGTGGADGALTAARWKYRARQSRGGDMASFFITQDNKFAGVGIDGGKPPRAHAEVPTAPEDGRQVWNGSAWVWPVHIARERILKTISDRFDAALAAGMPYAGKVLQIRPQDQANLTTMGNEARWAKAAGVPWPSDFNWRMADDTMLYLATADDMIALGEAAKAEVYRLRLAKWRHVDAVNNLGTTEEIEDYDIETGWAA; translated from the coding sequence ATGCCGATCAGTTCAACTACCAACCGCGTTATCTCCACCGGCAACGGCGTCACGACCGTTTTCGCGTTCCCCTACTATTTCCTTGAAGACACCGATCTCGTTGTTCTGAAAACGGAAATCGCCAGCGGCGCCGAAACCACGCTGACCTTGAACACGGATTACACGGTGACGGGCGCCGGCGACGAGAGCGGTGGCAGCATCACGCTTACCACCGCGCCCAGCAGCGCCTACAAGATCACCCGGTATCGCGATCCCGCGCTGACCCAGGAAGTGGACTTCCAGAACAACGGCCCGCTGCCCGCCACGTCGCTTGAGCGACCGGTGGACAAGCTCACCATGATCGTGCAGCGCCTCAGAGAATTGATGGGGCGATCGGCGCGACTATCGGACGGTGACGTTTCGGGCGCCGATGTGACGCTGCCGACCCCAAGCGCCCTGAAAGGCATTCGCTGGAATAGCGACGGTGACGGGCTTGAGAATTACAGCCTCACGATCCCGACCGACGCAGTGGTCTCTGCCAGCGTTGGCGTTGAGGGCATTTCGCCGCGCGCCAACCAAGCGCAGGTTGACGCGGGCACGGAAGCCGCCGCACACGTCACGCCTGAAACCTTGGCCGGTTCGGTACTTGCCGGGCGCGTCACCGCGGCCGAAGCGGACATCCTCGCGTTGCAGGCGTCGGGTGCTGTCATTGCCTCGCCTGTGCGCCAGACGGTGCTGAGCGGTCCTGTCGACAATGATGGGCTGCCGAGCTTTGGCAGCTCGACGGGCAGCGCCACGGTTACGGCGACCGGCACGATCGTGGCGACCGCTGCCAATGGCACGACCGATTACGTTGGTTCGATTACCGATCCAAGCTGGACAAGCCTCACCAGCAACGGGACGATGTATCTCTATTTGACCATCGCAGCCGATGGCACGTGCACACCTGGCGCCGGCACCCAGGCCCCAACCTATCGCGCGGGCGGCGCCGATGTGGTCACGAACAATCAATTCACCTTCAACGTACAGCAGATGGTCGGCAAGCTTGGCAACGGGTCGACCGCTGCACAGGTCTATCGCGTTTACGTGGGCGAGGTGACGGTCGCCGGCAACGTGGTGACGGCGATCACCTGGTACGCGATCCAAGGCCGCTATGTATCTTCCTGGACCGCGACACTGCCCGGCACCGGCCAAGTTGTCAGCTTTGACCACAACATTGGCACCACGCATATTCTAGCGGACGGTGCGATTGAGATCGAATGCACGACGATCGACCTTGGCCACGCGGTCGGGGATGTTCTGCAGAATCCCTTGACCGACATGAGCACCGGCTATGCATCGAGCCCGTTGCCGCGTCGACTGACCAGCCGCAACTCGATGTTGTTCACGACCGGCGACACCTGGGCTTTTGCGTCCAACAACAAGGGCACCGGCGGCGCGGATGGCGCCTTGACCGCGGCCCGCTGGAAATACCGCGCCCGCCAGAGCAGGGGTGGTGACATGGCATCATTTTTCATCACGCAAGATAACAAGTTCGCTGGTGTTGGCATTGACGGCGGGAAGCCACCGCGTGCGCATGCAGAAGTCCCTACGGCGCCTGAAGACGGCCGGCAGGTATGGAACGGCAGCGCCTGGGTGTGGCCAGTTCATATTGCGCGGGAGCGCATTCTAAAAACCATCTCCGATCGTTTCGACGCGGCCTTGGCCGCTGGCATGCCCTACGCGGGTAAGGTGCTGCAGATCCGGCCACAGGATCAGGCCAACTTGACCACCATGGGCAATGAGGCGCGGTGGGCCAAAGCTGCCGGCGTGCCCTGGCCATCGGATTTCAACTGGCGCATGGCCGATGACACCATGCTGTATCTGGCAACTGCCGACGACATGATTGCGCTTGGCGAAGCGGCAAAGGCCGAAGTCTATCGGCTGCGCCTGGCCAAGTGGCGCCACGTCGACGCGGTCAATAATCTGGGCACCACCGAGGAAATTGAAGATTACGACATTGAGACGGGATGGGCCGCTTGA
- the hutC gene encoding histidine utilization repressor: MNQEIVPHYQRVKRMIADRIKAGTWNPGDRISSEAELVKALGVSRMTINRALRELTIEGSLTRVQGVGTFVAMAKPQAALFEVRNIAEEISERGHQHRAEILTLKAEPAPDEIAATFGLKPGARVFHSVLLHRENELPVQLEDRYVDPRHAADYLDQDFTRQTPYVYLTAIAPISEAEHIIEAVLPGASERKLLKIDAHEPCLQLTRRTWSAGKPVSHVRLIYPGSRYRLSGRIAPK, translated from the coding sequence ATGAACCAGGAAATCGTACCGCATTATCAGCGCGTGAAGCGCATGATCGCCGATCGGATCAAGGCCGGCACCTGGAATCCGGGCGACCGCATCTCGTCCGAAGCCGAGCTCGTGAAGGCGCTCGGCGTCAGCCGCATGACCATTAACCGCGCTCTCCGCGAACTGACCATCGAGGGAAGCCTCACCCGTGTCCAGGGCGTTGGCACTTTCGTCGCCATGGCCAAGCCCCAGGCCGCCTTGTTCGAGGTGCGCAACATTGCCGAAGAGATTTCCGAGCGCGGCCATCAGCACCGCGCCGAAATCCTGACCCTGAAGGCCGAGCCGGCGCCGGACGAGATCGCCGCCACCTTCGGCCTCAAGCCCGGCGCCAGGGTGTTTCATTCCGTACTGCTGCACCGGGAGAACGAATTGCCGGTGCAGCTAGAGGATCGCTATGTCGATCCCCGCCACGCCGCCGATTATCTCGACCAGGATTTCACGCGGCAGACACCCTATGTCTACCTGACCGCCATAGCCCCCATATCCGAGGCCGAGCACATCATCGAGGCGGTGCTGCCCGGCGCTTCGGAACGCAAGTTGCTCAAGATCGACGCCCACGAACCCTGCCTGCAACTGACAAGGCGCACCTGGTCAGCCGGCAAGCCGGTGAGCCATGTTCGCCTGATCTATCCGGGCAGCCGCTACCGCCTCTCCGGGCGCATCGCGCCTAAGTGA
- a CDS encoding DMT family transporter, whose amino-acid sequence MSNEMKGVLLAIGATIGWSLSGIFVRYVPEIDPWTFNAYRGASMSCALLVWMLLRYRGQVIAHFRQATPIPLIATAGFFGIGSSLYILAMQQSSVAAVSCVAATSPLFAALLAWMWLGERTRLMVFVAILVALAGVAIVAFGESGVSISGLQGSLIALVVALCFAGQSVTLRRYHSVEMAPSLIVGGFGILIAVSLTVGLKPISLNEAMILAVMGTVQLALPLVLYMRGARYVPAVQMVLISLADAFLNPFWVWLVHGEVPVASVFWGGALILGAIAVVTIRRAAPATAMPST is encoded by the coding sequence ATGTCGAATGAAATGAAGGGTGTGCTGCTGGCGATCGGGGCGACGATCGGCTGGAGCCTCAGCGGCATCTTTGTTCGCTATGTCCCCGAGATCGACCCCTGGACCTTCAACGCCTATCGCGGTGCCTCCATGAGCTGCGCGCTCCTGGTCTGGATGCTGTTGCGCTACCGTGGCCAGGTGATCGCCCATTTCAGGCAGGCGACACCGATCCCCCTCATCGCCACGGCCGGCTTCTTCGGCATCGGCTCATCGCTCTATATCCTCGCCATGCAGCAGAGCAGTGTCGCCGCCGTTTCCTGCGTCGCCGCCACCTCGCCGCTCTTTGCGGCGCTCCTCGCCTGGATGTGGTTGGGCGAGCGTACGCGCCTCATGGTGTTCGTCGCCATCCTGGTGGCCCTGGCCGGCGTCGCCATCGTCGCCTTCGGCGAGAGCGGTGTCTCGATCAGTGGTCTGCAAGGATCGCTCATCGCCCTCGTGGTCGCTCTCTGCTTTGCCGGGCAGAGCGTCACCCTGCGGCGCTATCATTCGGTCGAGATGGCGCCGTCGCTGATCGTCGGCGGGTTCGGCATCCTCATCGCCGTGTCGCTGACGGTAGGCCTGAAGCCGATCAGCCTCAACGAAGCCATGATCCTCGCCGTCATGGGCACAGTGCAGCTGGCGCTGCCGCTCGTGCTCTATATGCGCGGGGCGCGTTATGTGCCCGCCGTGCAGATGGTGCTGATTTCGCTCGCCGATGCGTTTCTCAATCCGTTCTGGGTCTGGCTGGTGCATGGCGAAGTGCCGGTGGCCAGCGTATTCTGGGGCGGCGCGCTCATCCTTGGGGCCATCGCGGTCGTAACCATCCGCCGCGCCGCCCCAGCCACAGCCATGCCATCAACCTGA
- a CDS encoding PepSY domain-containing protein: MSIANSAAPSPLYRAIWRWHFYAGLMVIPFMILLAVTGGAYLFKDELNRVLYAQYLVVEPQAQAPLSPDDILARALAVLPSTATAYLPPNAADASAIVTIKGDSGKQRVYLNPYSGDVLGILSDGGAARSPIMLLIRKIHSLDYFGWIANRVIELVAGWAIVLVVSGIYLWWPRNKGVGVFKIRSGAVKRPFWRDLHAVTGIYTGFFIVFLALTGLPWSGFWGDKVNTYVNEAGIGYPTGYWDNVPVSTVPMKDAMTQVNWTMENAPMPESTPTGEPAFSLARAVATFDQLGIAKGYAVDLPQGPEAVYTASVYPDNIADERIIHLDQYSGKILFDAGFKDLGAGGKAIEWGISVHMGQEFGLINQLVMTGACLAIVLMCVSATIMWWKRRPKGSLGAPRYPSDYRVAKGAVLILAVLGIVFPLVGLSILVALAIDFMVPRGWRAKAA, from the coding sequence ATGTCCATTGCCAATTCCGCGGCACCCTCGCCGCTCTACCGCGCCATCTGGCGCTGGCATTTCTATGCCGGCCTGATGGTCATCCCGTTCATGATCCTGCTGGCCGTGACCGGCGGTGCCTATCTCTTCAAAGACGAACTCAACCGCGTCCTCTATGCGCAGTATCTGGTCGTCGAGCCGCAGGCCCAGGCACCGCTGTCACCCGACGACATCCTGGCGCGCGCCCTCGCCGTCCTGCCCTCCACGGCAACGGCCTACCTGCCACCGAATGCCGCCGACGCCTCCGCCATCGTCACGATCAAGGGCGACTCCGGCAAGCAGCGCGTCTATCTCAATCCCTATTCCGGCGACGTGTTGGGAATCCTCAGTGACGGTGGTGCCGCGCGCTCGCCGATCATGCTGCTCATCCGCAAGATCCACAGCCTCGACTATTTCGGCTGGATCGCCAATCGCGTCATCGAGCTGGTGGCCGGCTGGGCCATCGTCCTGGTGGTGAGCGGCATCTATCTCTGGTGGCCGCGCAACAAGGGCGTCGGTGTCTTCAAGATCCGCAGCGGCGCCGTGAAGCGGCCCTTCTGGCGCGACCTCCATGCGGTGACCGGCATCTATACCGGCTTTTTCATCGTCTTCCTGGCGCTGACGGGTCTTCCCTGGTCGGGTTTCTGGGGCGACAAGGTGAACACCTATGTGAACGAGGCCGGCATCGGCTATCCCACCGGCTATTGGGACAACGTGCCCGTTTCGACCGTGCCGATGAAGGATGCGATGACGCAGGTGAACTGGACCATGGAAAATGCGCCCATGCCGGAATCGACTCCCACAGGAGAGCCGGCGTTCAGCCTCGCCCGTGCCGTGGCAACCTTCGACCAACTCGGCATCGCCAAGGGCTACGCTGTCGATCTGCCGCAGGGTCCCGAGGCCGTCTACACCGCCTCGGTCTATCCTGACAACATCGCCGATGAGCGGATCATCCATCTCGACCAATACAGCGGTAAAATCCTGTTCGATGCCGGCTTCAAGGACCTCGGCGCCGGCGGCAAGGCCATCGAATGGGGCATCAGCGTGCATATGGGCCAGGAATTCGGGCTCATCAACCAGCTCGTGATGACGGGCGCCTGTCTTGCCATCGTCTTGATGTGCGTGTCCGCCACCATCATGTGGTGGAAACGCCGCCCGAAGGGATCGCTCGGCGCGCCGCGCTATCCCAGCGACTACCGTGTCGCCAAGGGCGCCGTTCTCATCCTGGCGGTACTGGGGATCGTCTTTCCGCTGGTTGGACTATCGATCCTGGTTGCCCTGGCGATCGACTTCATGGTCCCGCGCGGCTGGCGCGCAAAGGCAGCCTAG
- the hutG gene encoding N-formylglutamate deformylase has translation MSLDAYDFIPGTSPLLISMPHVGTGLMPEVAAGLASPAQGLCDTDWHLPILYDFARAMGASLLIARWSRFNIDLNRPSDDKPLYATATTGLYPDTLFDGQPLFAPGKMPGAETRGRYLDDIWHPYHNRIGAELARLTAEHGHAVLFDAHSIKGHVPRLFEGQLPDFNIGTNEGKSCAPALTAELARTCDVPGYTHVVNGRFKGGHITRQYGNPGQGVHAVQLELAQRTYMREEPPFDYQAGLATRVQSVLARFVETMVQWRPA, from the coding sequence ATGAGCTTGGACGCCTATGATTTCATCCCCGGCACTTCACCCCTTCTCATCAGCATGCCGCATGTCGGCACCGGGCTGATGCCGGAGGTGGCGGCTGGTCTCGCCAGCCCCGCCCAGGGCCTGTGCGATACCGATTGGCATCTGCCGATCCTCTATGATTTTGCCCGAGCGATGGGGGCGAGCCTGCTCATTGCCCGCTGGTCGCGCTTCAACATCGACCTCAACCGCCCCTCCGACGACAAGCCGCTCTACGCCACGGCGACCACCGGCCTCTATCCCGATACGCTGTTCGATGGCCAGCCGCTCTTTGCCCCCGGCAAGATGCCCGGCGCCGAAACCCGTGGGCGCTATCTCGACGATATCTGGCATCCCTACCACAACCGCATCGGCGCCGAGCTCGCGCGCCTGACAGCCGAGCACGGCCATGCGGTCCTGTTCGACGCGCATTCGATCAAGGGTCATGTGCCGCGCCTGTTCGAGGGGCAATTGCCCGATTTCAACATCGGCACCAACGAGGGCAAGAGCTGCGCGCCGGCGCTGACCGCTGAGCTCGCCAGGACCTGCGACGTGCCTGGCTACACCCATGTCGTGAATGGCCGCTTCAAGGGCGGCCATATCACCCGCCAGTACGGCAACCCGGGCCAGGGCGTCCACGCCGTCCAGCTCGAACTGGCCCAGCGCACCTATATGCGCGAGGAGCCGCCCTTCGACTACCAGGCCGGTCTCGCCACCCGCGTCCAGTCGGTCCTCGCCCGCTTTGTTGAGACGATGGTGCAGTGGCGACCGGCTTGA
- a CDS encoding terminase small subunit, with translation MKELSPQQLMFVQHVVAGDNAAAAARKAGYAPHYAARAHDRLIHGNKKIAAAIDEAREKLRQNTTYTAERMLELIAIDIEFAREKGNAMAIIKGRELSSKIAGLLVDRVQIEAVSIVKALESARARAFQHRSAPSVIDVPAEAREALPARPRQQNPFED, from the coding sequence ATGAAAGAACTCAGCCCGCAACAGCTCATGTTTGTGCAGCACGTGGTCGCTGGCGATAACGCCGCTGCCGCGGCGCGCAAGGCCGGCTATGCGCCGCACTACGCCGCGCGTGCTCATGATCGGTTGATCCATGGCAACAAGAAGATTGCCGCGGCGATCGATGAGGCGCGCGAAAAGCTGCGCCAGAACACGACCTATACAGCCGAGCGCATGCTTGAACTGATCGCCATAGATATCGAATTCGCACGCGAGAAGGGCAACGCAATGGCGATCATCAAGGGACGCGAATTGTCGTCCAAGATCGCCGGCCTATTGGTCGACCGTGTGCAGATTGAAGCGGTCAGCATTGTGAAGGCTCTTGAGTCCGCCCGCGCCCGCGCGTTTCAGCATCGATCGGCGCCGTCCGTGATCGACGTGCCCGCCGAAGCTCGCGAAGCGCTGCCGGCACGACCGCGGCAGCAAAACCCGTTTGAAGATTGA
- a CDS encoding DUF3037 domain-containing protein: MSGKIPYSYTILRYVHDPVTGEFVNVGVLMHLPELRKVQIKTRTSIGRLRGAFPDLDRDAFNSAMRSIKSGVSAVSRRLAENNMFESDRHAGDLARLALATDDSSLQWSNPGGGYTNSPEATLQRLFARYVSKYDTHAKSRKTEEDVWRPVREKIAERKLPIEFEELEVVGAADTIQFGNAWKNGKWHAYEPISFDLADANGIKDKARRWRGHLDAAADGADATGVSLHLLVGKPQTAALLPAYEQAVEILRTSEFKPAIYDEAQVDTLVNEMEDEVRAHAASGA; the protein is encoded by the coding sequence ATGAGCGGTAAGATTCCTTACAGCTACACAATCCTGCGTTACGTTCACGACCCGGTGACGGGCGAATTCGTCAATGTAGGGGTCTTGATGCACCTTCCGGAGCTTCGCAAGGTGCAGATCAAGACACGCACGTCTATCGGCCGCCTTCGCGGCGCTTTTCCGGATCTGGATAGGGACGCGTTCAACTCGGCCATGCGATCGATCAAGAGCGGTGTGTCGGCGGTTTCGCGCAGGTTGGCCGAGAACAACATGTTTGAGAGCGATCGTCACGCCGGCGATCTTGCGCGCTTGGCGCTCGCGACCGATGACAGTTCGCTGCAGTGGTCTAACCCGGGAGGCGGGTACACGAATAGCCCCGAGGCTACGCTGCAGCGGCTCTTCGCTCGGTATGTCTCAAAGTACGATACACATGCAAAATCTCGAAAGACCGAAGAAGATGTATGGCGTCCGGTGCGGGAGAAAATTGCCGAGCGCAAGCTGCCGATTGAGTTTGAAGAACTCGAAGTTGTAGGGGCCGCGGATACAATCCAGTTTGGTAATGCTTGGAAAAATGGAAAATGGCACGCTTACGAGCCGATTTCTTTCGACTTGGCAGATGCGAATGGGATCAAGGACAAAGCGCGAAGGTGGCGCGGGCATCTTGATGCCGCAGCCGATGGCGCCGACGCCACAGGCGTGAGCTTGCACTTGCTCGTCGGTAAGCCTCAGACAGCCGCGCTTCTTCCCGCGTACGAGCAGGCAGTCGAGATATTGCGGACTTCTGAATTCAAGCCGGCCATCTACGACGAGGCTCAAGTCGATACGCTTGTTAACGAGATGGAAGACGAAGTGAGAGCGCACGCCGCAAGCGGCGCTTAG
- a CDS encoding formimidoylglutamate deiminase has product MPRAVFAPIALLPEGWAEQVLIEFDRSGTVTSIKTGVTAPADADQCRGPVLPGMPNLHSHAFQRAMAGLAEVALNPEDSFWTWRDLMYRLVGRLTPDQVEDIARYLYIDMLKGGYTAVAEFHYLHHGLDGKPYADPAEMSRRLLRAAERAGIGITLLPVLYAHGGFGGKAPTDGQRRFINSADQYLKLQEILAKDCDGPGKRLGFCFHSLRAVTLDEIKAVMGSSKDGRPVHVHIAEQQKEVDDCQAWSGRRPIQWLYDNVPVDNRWCLIHATHAEADEVTAMARSRAVAGLCPTTEGNLGDGLFPAVEFLAEGGIIGIGSDSHVSLSVVEELRWLEYGQRLKHERRNRLYGANKHVAGHLYRAALQGGAQALGQKMGAIAVGHRSDLVVLDGQHPLLAHVGGDDILGRWLFAGLNGMVKDVMVGGEWVVQDGRHADEIEAGRAFAAAVKAVV; this is encoded by the coding sequence ATGCCGCGCGCCGTTTTTGCCCCTATTGCCTTGCTGCCGGAGGGCTGGGCCGAGCAGGTCCTGATCGAGTTCGACCGCTCCGGCACAGTGACGAGCATCAAGACGGGTGTGACGGCGCCGGCAGATGCCGACCAGTGCCGCGGTCCCGTCCTGCCGGGCATGCCAAATCTCCACTCCCACGCCTTTCAGCGCGCGATGGCGGGCCTGGCCGAGGTGGCGCTCAATCCAGAGGACAGTTTCTGGACCTGGCGCGACCTCATGTACCGGCTGGTGGGACGGCTCACACCTGACCAGGTCGAGGACATCGCTCGCTATCTCTATATCGACATGCTGAAGGGCGGCTATACCGCGGTGGCCGAGTTCCACTATCTCCATCATGGACTGGACGGGAAGCCCTATGCCGACCCGGCCGAGATGTCGCGCCGGCTGCTGCGTGCTGCCGAGCGCGCCGGGATCGGCATCACGCTGCTACCCGTGCTCTACGCCCATGGCGGCTTCGGCGGCAAGGCGCCGACCGACGGCCAGCGGCGCTTCATCAATTCGGCCGACCAGTATCTGAAACTGCAGGAGATCCTGGCCAAGGATTGCGACGGTCCCGGCAAGCGTCTCGGCTTCTGCTTCCATTCCCTGCGCGCGGTGACCCTGGACGAGATCAAGGCGGTCATGGGCAGCAGCAAGGATGGCCGTCCGGTGCATGTACACATCGCCGAACAACAGAAGGAAGTGGATGATTGCCAGGCGTGGAGCGGGCGGCGTCCGATCCAATGGCTTTATGACAATGTGCCGGTCGACAATCGCTGGTGTCTCATTCATGCGACCCATGCCGAGGCCGATGAAGTGACGGCGATGGCCAGGAGCCGTGCTGTAGCGGGCCTCTGTCCGACGACCGAGGGCAACCTTGGCGACGGTCTGTTTCCGGCGGTTGAGTTCCTGGCCGAAGGCGGAATCATTGGCATCGGGTCGGACAGCCATGTCTCGCTGAGTGTGGTCGAGGAATTGCGCTGGCTGGAATATGGCCAGCGGCTGAAGCATGAACGGCGCAACCGGCTATACGGTGCCAACAAGCATGTGGCGGGTCATCTCTACCGCGCGGCATTGCAGGGTGGCGCCCAGGCGCTGGGGCAGAAGATGGGGGCGATCGCCGTGGGGCATCGCTCCGATCTGGTAGTGCTCGACGGCCAGCATCCGCTGCTGGCCCATGTCGGGGGCGATGACATTCTGGGGCGCTGGCTGTTCGCTGGCCTCAATGGCATGGTGAAGGATGTCATGGTGGGCGGCGAATGGGTCGTTCAGGATGGCCGCCACGCCGACGAAATCGAGGCTGGCCGAGCCTTTGCTGCCGCGGTGAAGGCAGTAGTTTGA
- a CDS encoding HutD family protein, which produces MRLKLLGPTDYKRMPWKNGGGSTLELLQDPAPDGGFNWRLSVADVATPGPFSTFEGIDRQIMLIGGNGMVLSFDNAAPPVVIAKPLRPHAFKGEWKTDCRLIDGAIQDFNVMVRRAWGMAAVNAFDLVKDQRLTLAVAPLTILHLLNGAAECGGEILQDGNTLHLESDSTETVAITVTSPKARLIVISLKADEGKAP; this is translated from the coding sequence ATGCGCCTGAAGCTTCTTGGTCCGACCGATTACAAGCGCATGCCGTGGAAAAACGGCGGCGGCTCGACGCTGGAGCTGCTGCAGGATCCGGCCCCCGATGGCGGCTTCAACTGGCGTCTCTCCGTCGCCGACGTGGCAACACCCGGACCCTTCTCGACCTTCGAGGGCATCGACCGCCAGATCATGCTGATCGGTGGCAACGGCATGGTGCTGAGCTTCGATAACGCGGCACCGCCGGTGGTGATCGCAAAGCCGCTGCGCCCCCATGCCTTCAAGGGCGAATGGAAAACCGATTGCCGCCTGATCGACGGCGCCATCCAGGATTTCAACGTCATGGTGCGGCGCGCCTGGGGCATGGCGGCGGTTAATGCCTTCGACCTCGTCAAGGATCAGCGCCTGACACTCGCCGTGGCGCCGCTTACCATCCTCCATCTCCTCAACGGCGCCGCCGAGTGCGGCGGTGAGATCTTGCAGGACGGCAACACGCTGCACCTTGAAAGCGACAGCACGGAAACCGTGGCGATCACCGTCACCAGCCCTAAGGCAAGGCTGATCGTGATCTCCCTGAAAGCCGATGAAGGCAAAGCCCCATGA